The Maylandia zebra isolate NMK-2024a linkage group LG7, Mzebra_GT3a, whole genome shotgun sequence genome contains a region encoding:
- the LOC143419329 gene encoding uncharacterized protein LOC143419329 yields MSSTQKDQHGARSQYSQEADKRQRRKGEKSYSCDECGKSFTQAGSLKRHQVIHSGVKPYGCDLCGKSFVQAGNLKKHHVVHSGVKSYSCDLCGKSFARAENLKTHQRIHSGFKPYSCDLCGKSFLQAGNLKLHRIIHSGFKPYSCESCGKSFARARGLKIHQLIHSGVKAYSCEFCGKSFTQPGDLKNHRIIHSGVKSYSCDLCGKSFTRARDLKKHQLIHSGVKPYSCDLCGKAFGQSRNLQKHLVTHSGIKAYSCDFCGKTFSEKRYRNIHLRIHTGNDLSYCDQCGKLFTTDAQLQIHMFSHTEERPY; encoded by the exons ATGTCTTCAACACAAAAG gaccaacatggagcaaGAAGTCAGtactctcaggaggccgacaaacgtcaaagaagaaagggagagaaatcctacagctgtgatgagtgtggaaagtcttttacccaggctggaagcttaaaaagacaccaagtcatccacagtggagttaaaccttacggctgtgacttgtgtggaaaatcttttGTGCAGGctggaaacttaaaaaaacaccatgtcgtccacagtggagttaaatcttacagctgtgacttgtgtggaaagtcttttgccCGGGCtgaaaacttaaaaacacaccaacgcatccacagtggatttaaaccttacagctgtgacttgtgtggaaaatcttttCTGCAGGCTGGAAACTTAAAACTCCACAGaatcatccacagtggatttaaaccttacagctgtgagtcgtgtggaaagtcttttgcGCGGGCTCGAGGCTTAAAAatacaccaactcatccacagtggagttaaagcgtacagctgtgagttttgtggaaagtcttttacccagccTGGAGACTTAAAAAACCACAGAATCATCCACAGTGGGGTTAAatcttacagctgtgacttgtgtggaaagtcttttacccgggctagagacttaaaaaaacaccaactcatccacagtggagttaaaccttacagctgtgacttgtgtggtaAAGCTTTTGGTCAAAGTCGAAacttacagaagcatctagttacccactctggaattaaggcgtaCAGCTGCgacttttgtggaaaaactttcagtgaAAAAAGGTACCGAAATAttcacctacgcattcacaccggAAATGATCTTTCctactgtgatcagtgtgggaaaCTGTTTACAACAGATGCACAACTACAAATACACATGTTtagccacactgaggagagaccttattaa